A section of the Apodemus sylvaticus chromosome 10, mApoSyl1.1, whole genome shotgun sequence genome encodes:
- the Cnot8 gene encoding CCR4-NOT transcription complex subunit 8 — translation MPAALVENSQVICEVWASNLEEEMRKIREIVLSYSYIAMDTEFPGVVVRPIGEFRSSIDYQYQLLRCNVDLLKIIQLGLTFTNEKGEYPSGINTWQFNFKFNLTEDMYSQDSIDLLANSGLQFQKHEEEGIDTLHFAELLMTSGVVLCDNVKWLSFHSGYDFGYMVKLLTDSRLPEEEHEFFHILNLFFPSIYDVKYLMKSCKNLKGGLQEVADQLDLQRIGRQHQAGSDSLLTGMAFFRMKELFFEDSIDDAKYCGRLYGLGTGVAQKQNEDVDCAQEKMSILAMINSMQQ, via the exons ATGCCTGCGGCACTTGTAGAAAACAGTCAGGTCATCTGTGAGGTATGGGCTAGCAATCTTGAGGAGGAGATGCGGAAGATCCGTGAGATTGTCCTCAGCTACAGCTATATCGCTATG GACACAGAGTTCCCAGGTGTGGTTGTGCGACCGATTGGGGAATTTCGAAGCTCCATAGATTACCAGTATCAGCTTTTGCGGTGCAATGTTGACCTTCTGAAAATCATCCAGCTGGGCCTTACGTTCACAAACGAGAAGGGGGAGTACCCTTCCGGAATCAACACGTGGCAGTTCAACTTCAAGTTCAACCTCAC AGAGGATATGTACTCCCAGGATTCCATAGACCTGCTTGCAAACTCAGGGCTGCAGTTCCAGAAACACGAGGAGGAAGGGATCGATACGCTGCACTTTGCAGAGCTGCTTATGACGTCAGGAGTGGTTCTCTGTGACAACGTCAAGTGGCTTTCATTTCACAG TGGTTATGATTTTGGCTACATGGTAAAGCTGCTAACGGATTCTCGACTACCAGAAGAAGAACATGAGTTTTTTCACATCCTCAATCTTTTCTTCCCATCCATTTATGATGTGAAATACTTGATGAAGAGCTGCAAAAATCTTAAG GGAGGCCTTCAGGAGGTGGCTGATCAGTTGGATTTGCAGAGGATTGGAAGGCAGCATCAAGCAGGCTCAGACTCTTTGCTGACGGGGATGGCTTTCTTCAGGATGAAAGAG CTATTCTTTGAGGACAgtattgatgatgccaagtattGTGGGCGCCTCTATGGCCTGGGCACGGGAGTGGCCCAGAAGCAGAATGAGGATGTGGACTGTGCCCAGGAGAAGATGAGCATCCTGGCCATGATCAACAGCATGCAGCAGTGA